The Hippopotamus amphibius kiboko isolate mHipAmp2 chromosome 16, mHipAmp2.hap2, whole genome shotgun sequence genomic interval CCTCTCTGTTCACCAGTTTCCACTTTCCCTACTGCCCATCTCTCCTTCCCCATGCAACTACAAAAGAGGAGGAACTTCTAGGACAAGGATTTCCAGCGGTGATTcacactttaaaaagtgaaaaggaacagctgaaattaattttaaggaCATTTTTCTTAACCCAGTATACCCAGGGTGTGGTTTCTAAATGTAATCAACATGCAAGTCATTCAAGAGATACTTTACACTCTTCTTGCACTATGTCTTCAGAATCTGTTGGGTATCTTGCATTTATGGTACATCTCAGTTCAGACAGGACAGATAccaagtgctcaagagccacgTGTGGCCAGCGGCTGCCCTTTAGGACAGTACAGTTCTGAAGAGTCTTTAATTCTGGCCTTAATATCACAATCGTCTGGTCACTTGGAGGTTTCTTGAAGGTTTTCTGAAGAAGGCTTTATCAGTTCTAGCTTACTGTTGCCCCATCTAGAGACTTTTTTCTATAGCTGGGAATTTGTGTGGCATTTTCTGGCCTTTAAAATACTGCCCAGTAAAACATTACAACATATCTTGCCATCCAAACCAACTATAACTGAGCCCTCTCTGGCCGGCAGGTCTCCAGCTTGCACCTGGTCGAGTGTGGTTTAGGAGCTGTACCATAAGGTGGGCAGCGCTTAGCCACCTGTGGCTATTTAGATTtaaattaagagaaatgaaataacatttaaaattaaggtCCTCAAGCGCTAGCCACATTTCTAACGAGCAGTAGTCCCACGTGGCCAGTGGCTGTCCCACTGGACAGCCTGCACATcgtagaactttttcatcattgcagaaagttcttttTGGCAGCTCTCTCGGACGCAGCTCTGGCCAAGTCGGGGTCCTTGGTCTGGCGCGACCTTAACGCGCGTGCTCTCCCGTCTATGCTCCCAgctgcctccccgcccctccccagctgCTGCGGTCGCCCCACTCTGGTCCCTGCTCGTGGACACGCGCAGCGATCGCTACTAGTTCACGGCGCAGCTGGAGGACGACCTGCGGGCGCCTGGAGTGCCGCCACGCGCCAAGCTCCAACCCTCCGCGTGCACCCGGCCTTCCAGCGCTCCGGCCACCTGGCGCGGCCAGGCACAGACCCCGCGTGAGGTACCGGACCGGCCTGGCTGCTCTGTAGCTCTCTGGTCAACGCGCGCCTGCACCAGGACGCGGCCTCCGGGCCAAGGTTTCCTCTCTGCGCGCGGGAGCGTCGGGCCCGCCGCGCTTTGCGCCGACACCACGCAGACACTGTCGCTGCTGCTCCTTGCGCCTCAgtttcactccccgccccccagcccgaTGGGAAGCGCCACCTTTGCCCAGCTCTGCATCTGGCCAGGTCCGGCCCTCTACGGGCCTGGGCTTCCCCACCTGCCCGATGGGGAGCGCCACCCTTGCCTAGCTCTGCATCCGGCAAGGTttggccctctctgggcctcgttTCCCCCATTTTCGGGGCGGGAGGATCATGGCGGTGTCACATCAGAGCCAGCGGCTGGCCGCTGATCCTCTGTCTCCCCCTTTGCCCAGCCGACAGGGGCGTCCCTCCTTCCGCCCTCTGCCTCCTTGGGCAGGAGATGCTGGCGAGAGCGCCAGTGGGAAGTGGATGGATCGGGCGCGCCCATCCCTTGTGGGACTTCGGGCAAAGACAATCGCCTAGCCTCGTCTACGCATCGATCGGTCCCAGAGACCGAACCGTTCGCGTCGGCAGTGGGAGGGGAGCGGGGGATAGGGGGCGGGCTATCTATGTGGTTCCCGCACCCTctcccccctctcctctctcccgaCCCCTAGATGCTCGTAAAAAGCGGGCAATTGGAGAGGCGGCGGAACCTTCGTTGTGGCGCGCGCGTTTCCGGCCGGCGCCCTTTCCCAGGGACGCCGCCGCCCCTCGCGCCCCTgcgcccgcgccccccgcgcccgcGACCCCGGCGCCGCCGGCCCGGAGCTCCCCGAAGTCTCGGTCCCGCCGCCGCCGGCACTCGCGAGGGGAAGTCCGGGCCGCCCGGGACCTCGGCCCGCTCCTCCGGACCCGAGAGGCCGCTGCACCGGGTACGGGGGCCGGGACGGAGGGAGGAGCCTGGCTTCGGGACGGCTCGAGGCCGGgccgggctgggggagggggcgggcggtaACGGGGCGGGGGTGCGGCCGGGGCGGCGCGAGGAGGGAGCCGGGACTGGGGGGACAGGCAGGAGGGAGTGCGGGCGCGGGGGTCCGGGGAGGGTGGCGGGAAAGGGGACGCAGGGGCCCTGGGGTTGcggagggagcagagaagaggggTGGAGGCGCTgtgctggggtgggagtggggaagtAACACGCCAGATGCGcgcaggagggaggaagaagggggctTGGGAGAGGGACTCAGAGGCCCTGGCGTGTGTCACGGGGAGTGAGAGGAGGCCCCGAGGGGTGTAGAGCGGAACAGCAGAGATGTCAGTGGCTTACACataggggctggggagagagagggacccTTGGGTGGAGATGTAGCAGGTGGCCAAGTTCACGGGCCGTGAGCTACACAGAAGGCCGGCAGTTGAGGCATCCTAGGTACGGGTACCTGAAATTTCGAGGACGGGTTAGGTAATGGGAGAGGATGTTGAAACCTTGAGGTGCTAAGTATGGGAACAGGATAGAGAAGCCTTGGGTGAAAAGTGGGGAATTGGGTTAGTGGGGCTCCAGGGATGTACCTAGAGAGGAAATCTAGAGAGGCGTATCCAGAGATGGGAGCCCTTCCAGGGAACCTAGTGGGGATGGAGATCTAGGAGAGTCTGGAAGCCAAAGAATGGCTGCTGTGGTGGTCCTGAGGGGAGAGGATGCAACCTGAGCTGGGGCTGGGAAAAAGAGGAAGCGACCCATTAGAGAAATTCTGGAGGCAAGAGCCTTGGCGTGACATGAAGGAGGCCATGAAGATGTAAAGAGGGCAGTGGGGTTGGAAGTTGGCTGTtggggagtggaggaggagggaagtAGCCGGGTGATGCCCTCCGGTCCCAATGAGGGGTGAGAGGAGGACCCGGGAGGAAAGACAGGTTGGGGCCTGGAGATGCTGAGCTTATTTGTAGAAGCCCCGGAGCTGCTTGATGCAAGCAGAGCGATCTGGCCTGgaagcagtttctttttttgcGTAAAGGAGGTAGGTCAGTGCTACAGAGGGGGTAACAAGCAGTGAGAACGGGGACACTCTCCCCAGGAAGTGGCGATTTTAACGTCTCTCCCCTCCGCCGCTCCCAGCTGCCGctccagatgctgctgctgccgccgcggCCACCCCACCCTCGGTCCTCCTCTCCGGAGGCCATGGACCCGCCGCCCCCCAAGGCTCCCCCTTTCCCCAAGACGGAAGGCCCTTCCTCCACTCCTTCCTCGGCGGCGGGCCCCCGACCCCCGCGGCTGGGCCGCCACCTGCTCATCGACGCCAATGGGGTCCCCTACACGTACACGGTGCAGTTGGAGGAGGAGCCCCGGGGCCCGCCCCAGCGCGAGGCACCGCCGGCAGAGCCCGGCCCTCGCAAGGGCTACAGCTGCCCGGAGTGCGCTCGGGTCTTTGCCAGCCCCCTGAGGCTGCAGAGCCACCGCGTGTCGCACTCGGACCTCAAGCCCTTCACGTGCGGAGCCTGCGGCAAGGCCTTCAAGCGCTCCAGCCACCTGTCGCGGCACCGTGCCACGCACCGTGCCCGCGCCGGCCCGCCGCACACCTGCCCGCTCTGCCCACGCCGCTTCCAGGACGCTGCGGAGCTGGCGCAGCACGTGCGCCTCCACTAAGTTCCAGACCCGGCCTGTGCCGCCCGGCCCCTCTCTGGGCCACCACGTCTGACCCACACAGCGTTACTCCCACACACACTCCCTTACTCCGCTGAGGTTACTGCCTtaccttgggcctcagtttccccaactatCTAAAGGGAGaaacattccttccttccctccctctccagctgTGTGATGTAGACCAAGTCGttgcccctccctgggcctgggagccagTGGGAGCCCAGTTTCCGCCCAGCTGTGCTGTGTGAGCCTTTGCAAGTGgcgtaacctctctgagccctggtTTTCTGCTCCGAAGTGGTGAACGGTCGTTGTCTGCGTGGAAGATCTGACAAAAGAACACGGGCACGGTctggtttatttctgtatatcCCCCCTTCCACCCGCCACCCTCACcctttattcaataaacattccgCACTCCATTTTAGGGCTTTTATTTGCGTACGGGGATTAGGAGGGACGGGGATGAAACGGAcagcagggttgggggtggaaaCCGGACCATAAGCACCGGGAACCTTCATCTCCGCCTGGCCTGTGTTTCTGGCCGGAGTTGTTTCCTGAAGGCCCgggagccccgcccccaccgccctccccgGGACCCTCTTCTCCGTCCCCTGGTCTTCTCTCCCCTTACCCAGCGCCGCCAGCTCCTGGGGGACACTCCGAGGCCCCCGACCCGCCGCCGTCTGCCGCCACGGGGGTAGTCCGGGGCCGTTCCGGAGTCACCCGGACCCGAGAGGCTGCTGCACCGGGTACGGGGGCCGGGAGGCAGGAGGCACCCGGAGCGGGccgaggggaggggcggggccgggagagCGGGTACCTgcgcgcggggcggggaggggttgCTCCGAGGGCTGGGAGGCGGCGCTGTCGAGGACTTGCGTGGGGAGGCTTCAAGGCCTGGGCGCGGGTGGACCCCGAGAGAGCGCTGGGACActgccagggctggggggtggaTGGGCGTGGACGGGAGAGAACCTGCAGGTAGCCTGGCGCGGGGAGGGGTGCGGGGTAGGACGTGGGGTCCCAACGTGGCAGCCCGTTTGAGAAGGCCTGAGTGCATACAGAGGGGGTAGAAAATGCTTGTGGGTGGAACACGTAGGATGGACTGACACTCAGACCCGGGGTCAGTGGCGTAGACAAGGGAGGGGCCTGGAGGTCTATCGATTGGGGCCTGCGAGCAACCTATGACCTGAGGAGGGCATAAAGCGGGAAGATAGAGGCATAAAGAGACCCTGTGCGTACAGTCGGTGGTGGAAAAGAATCGGAGAGGTTTTTCATGGAGGGGGCGCCTAGGGGTCCTACAGAGGGTCTCAGAGTTCAAGGTGGAAGGACTGGAGAGGAGATGGCGGATGGGGGATGCGGCAGTCCCGAGCAGGTTACATAGAGGGGAGAGAACGGAGCCCGTGGGGCCGAGCCTCCCTCTTCTACGTAACCtcatcctctctcccctccaccagGCCTCAGCCACCCCTCCGGATGCTGGTGCTGccgtccccctgcccccagcccctggcgctTCCCTCCTCTGACGCCATGGAGGCCCCTCCCCCTCGGACAGGCGGGTCCCCAGAACCTGGACCTTCCTCCTCCACAGGATGTCCCCAGACTTCGTCCCCTTCGAGGCCCAACCACTACCTGCTCATAGACACCCAGGGCGTCCCATACACCGTGCTGGTGGACGAGGAGTCTCAGAGGGAGTCCGGGCCCGAAGGGGCTTCAGCTCAGAAAAAGTGCTACAGCTGCCCCGTGTGCTCCCGGGTCTTCGAGTACATGTCTTACCTTCAGCGACACAGCATCACCCACTCAGAGGTGAAGCCCTTTGAGTGCGACACCTGCGGCAAGGCATTCAAGCGGGCCAGCCACCTGGCGCGGCACCACTCCATTCACCGGGCAGGTGGCGGGCGGCCTCACGGCTGCCCGCTCTGCCCCCGCCGCTTCCGAGAGGCGGGTGAGCTGGCCCAGCACAGCCGGGTCCACTCCGGGGAGCGCCCCTTTCAGTGCCCGCACTGCCCGCGCCGATTTATGGAGCAGAACACCCTGCAGAAGCACGCTCGGTGGAAGCATCCCTGAGCCAGGCTGCGGGGTACCCCAGGTCGCATGGGATTTTGGGGGGAGTGTGGACTCCTGTGGCCCTCAGACAGCCGGCAGCGCCAGAGGCTGGGTTGCGGGGGCCCTGGACACAAACACAGACGCTCGCCTTGGCCAGGCCGAGCCCTGCCTTAAGGAGGAGCCCGGCAGTAATCTTCAGGTCCTCAGTATTTGGAAGATGGGAACAAGACCTCACATTTACAGAGAGAAGTCCTCTAACCTCAGAGACATCAGCGATTCCACGGCCCACAGCTGAGCCCTAACTGGAGGGGTAGGGGGCAGTGTGCTGTGTGTTGAAATTCTCCACCCGGAAACCATGGTTGGGGGCCATCAGGAATCTGCACCATCTTTCTGAGGCCTTCCTGTGATGCTGGGGGAAGGGGCCCCAGACCTGCCTCCCACTCCCCAGCCAGGGCCTGAGACTGGACACTCAATAAATACGTGTTCCACTTTGAGCACGTGAGGTTTGTTTTGGGGGACTGTGTCTCTGCCCACTGCCTAGAAGGGAGACTTAGCAAGTGCCTGGCCCAGTTGGGCCTTCGCTTGCCTGGCTGGGGAATTGTAAGGTTGGCCTGCACTGGGGTTAGTCCTAGCTTGGCTCCTGACCAGCTGTGTCATCCACGCAgagtgtttttaaactttttttttttaaaccatgatccattgtaagaaacacattttatatgGTAACTcggtatatacatacacaaaatatatgcaaaacaagGGTTTAACAAGTTATCTCTGCCATGTGCAAAtctctcatatttttttccatctgcttttttttttttttagactgcCGATTCCAGGTTTCACTCTACTGTGTTAAATTCTCTGCGCAAGAACCTGTAGTTTGAGAAACACCGATCTAGGGCAGGGGCCTCCCCCTGGACGTTTTGACCCAGGCTGCAATTTATCCCTAGTGTGAAGTGGGTAGGAGGGGAGTGTGGCCACGGCTTTCCAGGTGGCGCAGACATTTAGGTTCTCCCACTGCAGGGTTAGAGCATTGCTCTCATAGGGCTAGCAGAAATTCCAGAGCATGGAAGCCACCTGAGAACGGGAGGAGAGGCAGGTGGAGTTGGGCGCTGAATAAACATCTGCCTTCTCTGTGAATTTTCCTTGCGTGTCGgatttgtgccaggcactgtgctgggcctCATTTCTTCTTCCGACCGCTTTTTGGgcggaggaaaaaaaatcatgtttctactgcccagagagggaaagagctTCCCACCATCTGACTTAAGGTAACAATAACAGTGCCCTATCTTGAGCTCTGACGGTGGTCAGGCGCTGGGTTGAGCGTTCTGCATGTCATTTCATTCTATCCCCACATCAAACCTAAAAGTGATTataatctccccattttacaggtgagtagATTGAGGCTGCGAAAGAGCGGCCAGGACTGGGATATAGGTCTTAATGTTCCAAAGCCAGCTCTTAATCAGTAACACGAGGGTGATGGTGCgggggtggggagttgggggaggTTTCTAGGCCTTTATTTTCGCGAACGGGTGACTCTCACTACCCCATGACCCTGGGGTCTGGCTGGGCTGAAGCTCAGTGGGAAATGAAAGATCCGATGGGGGGTGGTCCACACTGGCCAGTTCCTACGATGTCTCTTAAGGGAATCCTCCCTGTGCTTCAACTTTCCCGGCTGTTTCCTAcatttccctcccctcccaggcccgACGGCGCGTTGTCACCCATCTGGGGGACCCCCGGAGCCGCCGGCTCTCTAGGAATTGGGAATTTCGTGACGTTCCCTGCCCGGGCTTCGTGGAGGGCGGGGGAGCGCCGCAAGGGGCCATCGCGCAAGTGCGACCCCGGTCTCCGCCGCAAACGGCCAGCCTCACCTGGGGCCGCGGactcctggaggaggcaggccaGTTGGCGTACCGGACCGTCCTGGCGTCCCTGCTCTTCCCGTCGCCCGGCTCCGAGACCTGCCGCGTCTGCCGCCCCGCCCGCGGGTGGGTGGTCGCTTCCCTCCGCTCCCCGTTACTCTTTGCAGACGCTCCCCGACGCCGGGCATGGGCGCCGCCGCCGGTCCCCGGGCCGGATTCCGCGCGCGGGTGGGTGAGCGTGGGGCCGAGACCCGTCCGACCCCGGGCACCTGCGGGCCTTGGGGGGGGTGGTGGCCGCGTCGGAACCTGCGACCAGGGGCATCCCCCGCTGGGACCGTTTGCCACCATCGCTCTCCCTCCCACCCGCGGGAcaaagggcgggggtgggggggcgcatCCCCACGCACGACCTTCCCCGGCAGCGCGCACGCGCCcagccacacaccccccccccagcgGGTGACGGGTGCTGCTCGCCCACGCGAGTGCGTGGGGTGCCAGTGAGTGGGGGAGGCGCCACGCGTGGCTTGGGGCCCCACACTGCGCCTGGAAGTTGGGGCacactccctcccccacacctctcACTCCTTTTGGCTCCAAGGCGACCTGTGATGAGGGTCTGTCCTATTTAGGCCCGGATGTCCCTGCTCTATCGACCTCACGAGTCCTTCTTCCAGCCCCCTCTTCCAGACTTCCCGCGAGTCTAGGAGTTTGTAATACCACTGGTCCTGCCTCAGTCCTCAGGGGTCGGGGGGAGTCCACTCCTCTATCAGACCCAGGAGTGCTGGCcctcagcacccctcccccagtcGTGAGCCTGAGCTCCCCGCGGGATGTCCCCGAGGAATCCATCTGTGTTCCTCCACCTATGGCTGCTGTTTCTATCCAGTGCCCCTGAGGCTCTCAGCTGCTGGGGTCCACCGGAGGCTGCACCATGAATGACCGAAACGGCCGGAGGAGGTCAGGTGAGGAAGTGGGACCCTGCCCCACCCGTGATCCCATGGCTGCTCCGGTCCCTGCCCTTTCCTCCCCCAGTTGATTGGGGGCTGGTCCGAGGTGCCCCACGACTTCGCCGGGTTGACCGCGGCCTCTCTTCTCCAGTGAAGAAGGGCAGTGAGGCCTTCGAGATTTCCATCCCGTTCGATGAGACGCCCCACCTGGACCCACAGATCTTTTACAGTCTGAGCCCTTCTCGGGGAAACTTCGAGGGTGAGTTGATTGGAGGAGGATTTCAGTCAAATGGGGGTTCAGGGCCCTTGAGGCCTGGGGTGAGACCAGGGTCCCCCGTTGTCCCTAGAGCCTCCGGAGGCTGCGTCCCCGACTGTGGCCCTGATGAACGGTGTCAGGGCCCAGTTGCACATGGCCCTGGAGAGGAACTCATGGCTGCAGAAGCGCATTGAGGatctggaggaggagagggactTCTTGCGGTGTCAGCTGGACAAGTTCATCTCCTCTGCCCGCATGGATGCAGGTGAGGGCACTAGTCCCCTCCCCATCTCACTCCTGGGCCCTGGCACCCACCTCGGCCCACCTCAGGGACACAGGACCCTTCTCACCTACACTCATCGTTTGGTGGCTCAGGGGGACCTGGCATCTTTGTCCTCTCCTTGGACCTGTGGCCATCTCTAGGACTCCAAGCCCAGCTTCCTTCCTGCTTGAGTCCTTCTGCTGATGGGCAGGACACTGTGCCCTGCCCATCTGTATATTTTGAACGCTGCCCCATCCCCTTCCCATGTAGAGCTTTTCTCTGCCAAATCTTTAGGTGCATCTCGGAGGATGCAGCCTCTACTCTCCCCTTCATGGTGTTTAGCCCCTGGCTGGCTCCCTCGAAAGCTTCTGCTTCCCTCTCTGGAAGTCAGCTGAGAGTCTGGGCAACACCCACTTTACTGAGGACCCCTCTGCTGTATTTCCAACACCCGCTTTACTGAGGACCCTTTACTGTATTTCCTTTACTGTATTTCCAACACCCGCTTTACTGAAGACCCCTCTGCTGTGGAGCCACCTCTAGCCTGGGTGGGTGGGGcccaccgccacccccccccccccccccccccccccccgcgctgATGGGAACCTACGCAGGATGGTCAGGCCCAGGAGCCTCTGGACGTTCTCGGAGGGGGCCCCAACACTGGACCTCCCAACCCATCGTCTGGAGGGTCCTGCACTGGAACCCCAGCGGCTTCCTCTGTCTGGGTGAGGGCGGGTGCCTGCCTTTCCCAGTGCACTAGACCCAGAGACTGAGATTTCTTTCAGGGtctgagccccccccccccccaccaaggccTTGCCTGCCTCCACTCTTCTGGAGGCCTCACTGGGTCCCCAGAAAACCCCTCCTCCACTGTGGGAACCCCACAAAGTCACAGACTCTCCCGAGGCCCCTGGACTGTCTGGGTTCACTGGGCCCCTCCCCTAGACCTCTTGCCACCAAGGTGAGGAGTCAGCCTAGCGTCCTCGGCCCATTGCCCACCCGACGACCTCTGCCCCCAAATCCCAGGTGACTGTACTGTGTTCAGCTGGTAGGAACCTCAGCATCTACACTGCACTTTCTGCCTGTCTCCCTCCTTGGGGACCCCCTTTCCTGGGGACGTGTGTGATGTGATGCCCGTCCCTACCTGGCAGACGCCTCCTCTCTGTTCCCGCAGTTGATGCATGCGCCTGTCTTTTCCCACCTCTCTCCAGAGGACCACGGCCGGGTGAAGCCTGGGCCCCGGCGGGTTGAGGGGGATGGccgaggtggggctgggggcgagGCCTCAGACCTGGAGTCGGCCGCCTCCTCGCTCAGCGGGGCATCTGAAGAAGGCAGTAACgtggagaggaagaggcagaagcAGAAAGGAGGCACTGGGCGGCGGCGCTTCGGGAAGCCCAAGGCCCGGGAGAGGCAGCGGGGTGAGCGAGGAGTGGGGGTCTCCAGGGGTCTGGGCCCGGGACTTGATATGTGATCTGCAAAGACCTCCCCCTCCTGTTCCCCAAGCCTCAGCCTCCCCATCGGCAAACACACCAGACCTGGCTGTCTGTCCTGGCCTTCatgtgtggttttgatttacaatCCTTAAGTTTTGGTCCACCGTCACCACTGCGTGGGGCCTTGACCTTCTTGAGCCTCAGGTTCCTGTGTGTAACGGGGAGTGATGGCCCAGGTGGGCTGGGAACTCACCGCTTGAACCCACTCCGtccatttttcctcctcatcTCCCCTCCCTGGGCTTGCCTTCTCCGATTTTCCTCTGGTCCGACTTCTGTCTCTATTTTCCCCACCTCCTGTAACTCTCActgctttt includes:
- the ZNF580 gene encoding zinc finger protein 580 isoform X1 is translated as MLVKSGQLERRRNLRCGARVSGRRPFPGTPPPLAPLRPRPPRPRPRRRRPGAPRSLGPAAAGTREGKSGPPGTSARSSGPERPLHRLPLQMLLLPPRPPHPRSSSPEAMDPPPPKAPPFPKTEGPSSTPSSAAGPRPPRLGRHLLIDANGVPYTYTVQLEEEPRGPPQREAPPAEPGPRKGYSCPECARVFASPLRLQSHRVSHSDLKPFTCGACGKAFKRSSHLSRHRATHRARAGPPHTCPLCPRRFQDAAELAQHVRLH
- the ZNF580 gene encoding zinc finger protein 580 isoform X2; translation: MLSLFVEAPELLDASRAIWPGSSFFFCVKELPLQMLLLPPRPPHPRSSSPEAMDPPPPKAPPFPKTEGPSSTPSSAAGPRPPRLGRHLLIDANGVPYTYTVQLEEEPRGPPQREAPPAEPGPRKGYSCPECARVFASPLRLQSHRVSHSDLKPFTCGACGKAFKRSSHLSRHRATHRARAGPPHTCPLCPRRFQDAAELAQHVRLH
- the ZNF581 gene encoding zinc finger protein 581 — encoded protein: MLVLPSPCPQPLALPSSDAMEAPPPRTGGSPEPGPSSSTGCPQTSSPSRPNHYLLIDTQGVPYTVLVDEESQRESGPEGASAQKKCYSCPVCSRVFEYMSYLQRHSITHSEVKPFECDTCGKAFKRASHLARHHSIHRAGGGRPHGCPLCPRRFREAGELAQHSRVHSGERPFQCPHCPRRFMEQNTLQKHARWKHP
- the CCDC106 gene encoding coiled-coil domain-containing protein 106; this translates as MNDRNGRRRSVKKGSEAFEISIPFDETPHLDPQIFYSLSPSRGNFEEPPEAASPTVALMNGVRAQLHMALERNSWLQKRIEDLEEERDFLRCQLDKFISSARMDAEDHGRVKPGPRRVEGDGRGGAGGEASDLESAASSLSGASEEGSNVERKRQKQKGGTGRRRFGKPKARERQRVKDADGVLCRYKKILGTFQKLKSMSRAFEHHRVDRNTVALTTPIAELLIVAPEKLAEVGEFDPSKERLLEYSRRCFLALDDETLKKVQALKKSKLLLPITYRFKR